Part of the Bdellovibrio bacteriovorus genome, AATCAGATCCACCAGTAACAGCGTGCCAATCCCAATTCTAAAAAGACCTAGTGAGCGAAGGCTGATGGAAAAGTTTTGGCTTAAGAACTTGCGAATCATAATTTTTGTCCAAGAACGGATTGTGTCGAATTACTAGCAATCTGCAGCGATTTAAAATGAAGAACGCCAACCTTCAAGGCCGGAGCTAGAATGAAAATTGAAAATGCCACCAGGGGTGAATTGAGGTAAATGCCCAAAAATAAAACCGGGATAGAAAAAAACCAATCAATGACGATATCGGTTTTAGCCAGAACACTCATTTGTTTGTCAGCTTGAAAGCTGGCGCGCTGAAAAGAGTCCACCCATTTAAAGGGCAGAGCCAGGCAGCCAAAAATATAAATATATTTCCACCACTCTAAAGAATTGGCTGGCATATTATACCCTTTTTCTGCAATCACCTGACCAAAGGGGATTAAAACGAGGGCGAGCAAAGCAAGACCGATAAAGCCTTTTTTGCTCAAAGCCTTGATGGAGGCATATTTTGACTGGAAGTCCTTAAATCCAGACTTCGTGATCTCGATAGCGGCTCCTCGCAGCAAGGCGACAAAAGGGGTGTAAAGCAAAAATAAAAACTCTGCCCCAATACTAAAAGAAAGCAGGGCCGCTGAAAGAGCAGAAGCCACAATCGCGATTTCAACCAATGACAACACCCGGTCCGAAGCGACTCTGGAAAATTCCGCAAACTGTTTTTGAAAAAACTGAAGGCACCAAGAAGTGTCTAAACGGACGAGCTTTAGGGGAATTCCTGATTTTTGGTAAAGCACCCAGGCTG contains:
- a CDS encoding MATE family efflux transporter, which translates into the protein MTKLDPKSLFHSVYPFFLTFIVGRLINQTDLIMASQISANAAAAFAIPVRVSIIDMIVAFSLAPVISVLVAEKSSPHERIDVVQKCLTFTFYLSLVLTGLGLGLYPLLVKFLVTDGEIAQLASSAVIWLTLSIPMRLCYFAISMAIHGTGNGRFLPIVGVFNLALNIVLNYIFIYPLGFGFAGIYIATFITSIVSLMYAAWVLYQKSGIPLKLVRLDTSWCLQFFQKQFAEFSRVASDRVLSLVEIAIVASALSAALLSFSIGAEFLFLLYTPFVALLRGAAIEITKSGFKDFQSKYASIKALSKKGFIGLALLALVLIPFGQVIAEKGYNMPANSLEWWKYIYIFGCLALPFKWVDSFQRASFQADKQMSVLAKTDIVIDWFFSIPVLFLGIYLNSPLVAFSIFILAPALKVGVLHFKSLQIASNSTQSVLGQKL